One genomic region from Sulfurimonas sp. encodes:
- the dapF gene encoding diaminopimelate epimerase — MKCSKYSANGNDFVIFHSDKKKDRTALAKEICHRQNGIGADGLIVIVPHDKYDFEWQFYNSDGSGAEMCGNGSRACAHYAYENKLASKEMSFLTEAGVIKASVDANMVLSELTPPKILDKDINLNNKSWWLLDTGVPHLVSFTSNIQEFNLDEARELRYKYNANVNIAYIEGKNLKVRTYERGVEDETLACGTGMAACFYRAVKENLVSDSIEVYPKSGETLYLGMNEKTITFKGEVKNTFNTQWSI; from the coding sequence ATGAAATGTTCAAAATATAGTGCAAATGGAAATGATTTTGTAATCTTTCATAGTGATAAAAAAAAAGATAGAACAGCTTTAGCAAAAGAGATATGTCATAGACAAAATGGCATCGGTGCAGATGGCTTGATAGTTATAGTGCCACATGATAAGTATGATTTTGAGTGGCAGTTTTATAATTCTGATGGAAGTGGTGCCGAGATGTGCGGAAATGGCTCCAGAGCTTGTGCGCATTATGCTTATGAAAACAAGTTGGCATCTAAAGAGATGAGTTTTTTAACTGAGGCGGGTGTTATAAAAGCTAGTGTAGATGCAAATATGGTTTTGAGCGAATTAACTCCTCCAAAAATTTTAGATAAAGATATAAATCTTAACAATAAATCTTGGTGGCTTTTAGATACTGGCGTGCCTCATCTGGTGAGTTTTACATCAAATATACAAGAGTTTAATTTAGATGAAGCAAGAGAACTTCGCTACAAATACAATGCAAATGTAAATATAGCTTATATAGAGGGCAAAAACCTAAAAGTAAGAACTTATGAACGCGGTGTAGAAGATGAAACTTTAGCTTGTGGAACTGGAATGGCAGCTTGTTTTTACAGGGCAGTAAAAGAAAACTTAGTGAGTGATTCGATAGAAGTTTACCCTAAAAGTGGAGAAACTTTATATCTTGGAATGAATGAGAAAACTATTACCTTTAAGGGTGAAGTTAAAAATACTTTTAATACCCAGTGGAGTATATAA
- a CDS encoding IS30 family transposase, with the protein MNIEVHHSTISRELKRNSLDNNEYNAVNATISARLRYQYKSKNRRLTKKHTSYIKKSMKEGWSPEQISGRMALEDLRPVSHETIYRYIYHNKRSGGNLYKYLRHKNKKYTKRSASYRSRGQIKNRIPIDFRPAVVEDKSRVGDWEVDTIIGKNHHQAIVTLVDRNSKFTLMKKVPAKQARVVTDAIVHLLKPFQAHTLTITSDNGKEFSYHEEVAKALDTEFYFANPYQSWQRGLNEHMPEQSDKCPWGANGLIREYFPKKMPFIDITDEQIVEVQNKLNRRPRKILGYKTPAEVFFDTITSSYVAV; encoded by the coding sequence ATAAATATTGAAGTTCACCACTCAACAATATCAAGAGAGCTAAAAAGAAACTCACTTGATAATAATGAATACAATGCTGTTAATGCAACAATAAGTGCAAGATTAAGGTATCAGTACAAATCTAAGAATAGAAGACTTACCAAGAAGCACACAAGCTATATAAAAAAATCTATGAAAGAAGGCTGGAGTCCTGAGCAGATAAGTGGACGAATGGCTCTTGAAGATTTAAGACCTGTAAGCCACGAAACTATATATAGATATATTTACCACAACAAACGAAGTGGTGGGAACCTCTATAAATACCTTAGACATAAAAATAAGAAGTACACCAAAAGAAGTGCTTCATACCGCAGTCGTGGACAAATAAAGAACCGCATACCAATAGATTTCAGACCAGCTGTAGTGGAAGATAAATCAAGAGTTGGTGATTGGGAAGTTGATACTATTATTGGGAAGAACCATCATCAAGCAATAGTTACGCTTGTAGATAGAAATTCAAAGTTCACACTAATGAAAAAAGTACCAGCCAAACAAGCTAGAGTTGTGACAGATGCAATCGTCCATTTATTGAAACCTTTTCAAGCTCATACACTGACAATTACAAGTGATAATGGTAAAGAGTTTTCATATCATGAAGAAGTAGCTAAAGCACTTGATACTGAGTTTTACTTTGCTAATCCATATCAGTCTTGGCAAAGAGGTTTAAATGAACATATGCCCGAACAAAGTGACAAATGCCCTTGGGGTGCTAATGGTTTGATTAGAGAATATTTTCCAAAGAAGATGCCTTTTATAGACATCACAGATGAACAAATTGTTGAAGTTCAGAATAAACTAAATCGTAGACCTAGAAAGATACTTGGGTACAAAACACCAGCAGAAGTATTTTTCGATACAATTACTTCATCTTATGTAGCAGTTTAA
- the purM gene encoding phosphoribosylformylglycinamidine cyclo-ligase, whose protein sequence is MSQISYKDAGVDIDAGNSFVENIKPLVKSTKIPGVLGGIGSFAGAFELPKGFKEPVMLAATDGVGTKLKLAIDSGIHNTVGIDLVAMCVNDLLCNFGTPSFFLDYYATGKLDVAVATNVVAGIAEGCIRSECALIGGETAEMPGMYSENDYDLAGFAVGVAEKSEMDRVSLVRAGHKLIALPSSGLHSNGFSLARKVLFDKMKLDFNEDFNGKPLIQTLLEPTNIYVKMFKELKNEIVGMAHITGGGIVENLPRVLPEGLMAEVKKDSIKVLPIFNLIGQHVDADEMFRAFNMGVGMILVVEDKNIDTILSKTDGYLIGEIKEGKREAVMV, encoded by the coding sequence ATGTCACAAATTTCATATAAAGACGCTGGTGTTGATATAGATGCTGGAAATAGTTTCGTTGAAAATATCAAACCTTTAGTAAAATCTACAAAAATTCCAGGTGTTTTGGGTGGCATCGGAAGTTTTGCTGGTGCATTTGAGCTTCCAAAAGGTTTCAAAGAGCCTGTAATGCTTGCTGCAACAGACGGTGTTGGAACAAAACTAAAATTAGCTATCGATAGTGGCATCCATAACACAGTAGGAATTGATTTAGTTGCAATGTGTGTTAATGACTTGCTTTGTAACTTTGGAACTCCATCTTTTTTCCTTGATTATTATGCAACTGGAAAACTTGATGTTGCTGTAGCTACAAATGTAGTTGCAGGTATCGCTGAGGGTTGTATAAGAAGTGAATGTGCTTTGATTGGTGGAGAAACAGCGGAAATGCCAGGAATGTACTCAGAAAATGATTACGACCTAGCTGGTTTTGCAGTTGGTGTTGCTGAGAAAAGTGAGATGGATAGAGTTTCTTTAGTTCGTGCAGGACATAAACTCATTGCTCTTCCAAGTTCAGGACTTCATTCAAACGGTTTTTCTCTTGCTAGAAAAGTTCTTTTTGATAAGATGAAACTAGACTTTAATGAAGATTTCAATGGCAAACCTCTTATTCAAACTCTACTTGAACCAACAAATATCTATGTAAAAATGTTTAAAGAGTTAAAAAATGAAATCGTTGGAATGGCTCATATCACAGGTGGTGGAATAGTTGAAAATCTTCCTCGTGTTTTACCTGAAGGCTTAATGGCGGAAGTAAAAAAAGACTCCATAAAAGTTCTTCCTATTTTTAACTTAATTGGACAACATGTAGATGCTGATGAAATGTTTAGAGCCTTTAACATGGGTGTAGGAATGATACTTGTAGTTGAAGATAAAAATATTGATACTATTTTATCAAAAACTGATGGTTACTTAATAGGTGAGATTAAAGAGGGTAAACGCGAAGCTGTAATGGTCTAG
- a CDS encoding OmpP1/FadL family transporter: MKRTIRLAVVAALALGATSAFATNGDHMIGLSADSRALGGTGVAMFTGSANALTNPALVAKTKSNSEFNFGGTIFMPKVSSSSTKGAVGAIGTGVDKTSNQQLSMIPVISLSHRINDKMVFSLGMFGTAGMGTDYRGSQGVNNATGNVDLYNMRSSLMLMQFAPSLAYGTDTFGVGVTGIAQYGTLSIDFDQNPTTHIGNGPSDDYGFGFQLGAYYNPMKALTIGAVYKSSIEMNYRDQISKAAAAFGYGANVAGGGLAAKGDELEQPAEYGIGIAYDMDKMTYTMDFKQIQWGDAKGYKDFGWENQTVYALGVRYKTDKFWLGGGFNYGKNPIPDNKSTKSVAGGANTDGDTMNMFNYVMFPATVESTITFGGGYSLSKNLALDMAFTYAPETSNTVSAKTVGAGDITTKHQQTAITVAAKFEF; this comes from the coding sequence ATGAAAAGAACAATTAGATTAGCAGTAGTAGCTGCATTAGCTTTAGGTGCAACGAGTGCGTTCGCAACAAATGGTGATCACATGATAGGTCTTAGTGCAGACTCTAGAGCTTTAGGTGGAACAGGTGTAGCGATGTTTACAGGTTCAGCTAATGCTTTAACAAATCCAGCTTTAGTTGCAAAAACTAAATCAAATAGTGAGTTTAACTTTGGTGGAACTATTTTTATGCCCAAGGTTTCATCATCTTCAACAAAAGGTGCAGTAGGAGCGATAGGAACAGGTGTAGATAAAACAAGTAATCAGCAGTTAAGTATGATCCCCGTTATCTCATTATCTCATAGAATTAACGATAAGATGGTTTTTTCATTAGGAATGTTTGGTACAGCAGGTATGGGAACCGACTATAGAGGAAGTCAAGGTGTTAATAATGCAACTGGTAATGTAGATTTATATAATATGAGGAGTTCATTGATGCTAATGCAATTTGCTCCATCACTTGCTTATGGAACTGACACCTTTGGTGTTGGTGTGACAGGTATAGCTCAATATGGGACATTATCTATTGATTTTGATCAAAATCCAACTACTCATATTGGGAATGGCCCTTCAGATGATTATGGCTTTGGTTTTCAACTTGGTGCTTATTATAATCCTATGAAAGCATTAACAATTGGTGCAGTATATAAGTCTTCAATAGAGATGAATTATAGAGATCAAATCTCTAAAGCAGCCGCAGCATTTGGTTATGGAGCTAATGTAGCAGGTGGTGGACTTGCAGCTAAAGGTGATGAGTTAGAGCAACCAGCTGAATATGGCATTGGTATAGCGTATGATATGGATAAAATGACATATACTATGGACTTTAAACAAATTCAATGGGGAGATGCAAAAGGTTATAAAGATTTTGGTTGGGAAAACCAAACAGTTTATGCTCTTGGTGTTAGATACAAAACAGATAAGTTTTGGTTAGGTGGTGGTTTTAACTATGGTAAAAACCCTATCCCTGATAATAAAAGTACAAAAAGTGTCGCTGGTGGAGCAAATACAGATGGTGATACAATGAACATGTTTAACTATGTTATGTTTCCTGCAACTGTTGAGTCAACGATTACTTTTGGTGGCGGTTATAGTTTAAGTAAAAATCTTGCATTAGATATGGCATTTACATACGCTCCAGAAACTAGTAATACAGTAAGTGCTAAAACAGTTGGAGCAGGCGATATTACTACAAAACATCAACAAACTGCAATAACAGTAGCCGCAAAATTCGAGTTTTAA
- the glmM gene encoding phosphoglucosamine mutase: MNKLFGTDGVRGEAGSFLTASMAMKVAMAAGIYFKSHSRTNKILIGKDTRRSGYMIENAIVSGLTAIGYDVIEIGPMPTPAIAFITENMRCDAGIMISASHNSYEDNGIKFFDGQGDKLSHSVEREIEEIYADDERLQEAQVRAKKIGKAKRIDDVIGRYIVQLKNSFPRELSLQGMRIVLDTANGAGYIVGPTVLEELGADVIVLHNKPDGFNINEGCGALHTKDLQESVVKYRADLGIALDGDADRLVVIDENGEIVDGDQLLGALGVYMNEMGVLQGGGIVATVMSNQGLEDFMTSKDLKLFRSDVGDKNVLEIMKREGINFGGEQSGHVIISDFAKTGDGLVSALQVLALLINTNTKASEALRPFSLYPQKLVNINIKAKKPLEKIEGLDAKLKSLDAKHIRHLIRYSGTENKLRVLLECIDAKLMEKEMDAMIEFFQKALNG; the protein is encoded by the coding sequence ATGAATAAATTATTTGGAACAGATGGAGTTAGAGGAGAAGCAGGCTCTTTTTTAACAGCATCTATGGCAATGAAAGTGGCGATGGCAGCTGGAATATATTTTAAATCTCACTCAAGAACAAACAAAATTTTAATAGGTAAAGATACAAGAAGAAGTGGTTATATGATAGAAAATGCGATTGTAAGTGGTTTGACAGCAATAGGTTACGATGTCATTGAAATAGGTCCGATGCCAACACCTGCGATAGCATTTATAACAGAAAATATGCGATGCGATGCTGGGATTATGATAAGTGCATCTCATAATTCATATGAAGATAATGGAATAAAATTTTTTGATGGACAGGGGGATAAATTATCTCATAGTGTTGAGCGTGAAATTGAAGAAATTTACGCTGATGATGAAAGACTTCAAGAAGCTCAAGTTCGTGCCAAAAAAATTGGAAAAGCAAAAAGAATCGATGATGTTATAGGTAGATATATAGTTCAACTTAAAAATTCTTTTCCTAGAGAGTTGTCGCTTCAAGGTATGAGAATAGTTCTTGATACCGCAAATGGAGCAGGTTATATAGTAGGACCAACTGTTTTAGAAGAATTGGGTGCTGATGTTATAGTTCTTCATAATAAACCAGATGGATTTAATATAAATGAAGGTTGTGGGGCACTTCATACAAAAGATTTGCAAGAGAGTGTTGTTAAATATAGAGCAGACTTAGGAATAGCCTTAGATGGGGATGCTGATAGACTTGTAGTTATTGATGAAAATGGTGAGATAGTTGATGGTGACCAACTTTTAGGTGCTTTAGGTGTTTATATGAATGAGATGGGTGTTTTACAAGGTGGAGGCATTGTAGCTACTGTTATGAGTAATCAAGGTTTAGAAGATTTTATGACTAGTAAAGATTTAAAACTTTTTCGTTCAGATGTTGGAGATAAAAATGTTTTAGAGATTATGAAAAGAGAGGGCATCAACTTTGGTGGTGAGCAGAGCGGTCATGTAATTATAAGTGACTTTGCAAAAACAGGAGATGGACTTGTGAGTGCACTTCAAGTTTTAGCTCTTTTAATCAATACAAATACTAAAGCATCTGAAGCTCTTCGTCCATTTAGTCTTTATCCTCAAAAATTAGTAAATATAAATATAAAAGCTAAGAAGCCACTTGAGAAAATTGAGGGACTAGATGCTAAACTCAAAAGTTTAGATGCTAAACATATTCGCCATCTCATAAGATATTCTGGGACTGAAAATAAGTTAAGAGTTTTACTAGAATGTATAGATGCTAAGTTGATGGAAAAAGAGATGGATGCCATGATAGAGTTTTTTCAGAAAGCTTTAAATGGGTAA
- the coaE gene encoding dephospho-CoA kinase (Dephospho-CoA kinase (CoaE) performs the final step in coenzyme A biosynthesis.), giving the protein MAFKYAIALTGGIATGKSTVASLLALNGMRVIDADTISHKILDASHLWVKETFGEEFVDALKVNREKLGGLVFSDEEKKKLLEEYLHPKIRDEIEQLSIKQDSFKFPYLIDIPLFFEKGAYEIKESVVVYTPAVVQLQRFMKRNAYPEEESLKRIASQMPIDEKKARATWVIDNSKNLKHLQQEVEDFVEKIKGIYL; this is encoded by the coding sequence ATGGCTTTCAAGTACGCTATAGCATTAACTGGAGGCATTGCTACTGGAAAAAGTACGGTTGCATCTTTACTCGCACTAAATGGCATGAGAGTTATAGATGCTGATACTATTTCACATAAAATCCTTGATGCTTCGCATCTTTGGGTAAAAGAAACTTTTGGTGAAGAGTTTGTTGACGCTTTAAAAGTGAATCGTGAAAAACTTGGAGGTTTGGTTTTTTCTGATGAAGAAAAAAAGAAACTTTTAGAAGAGTATTTGCATCCAAAAATACGAGATGAGATAGAACAACTTAGCATAAAACAAGATAGTTTTAAATTTCCTTATCTCATAGACATTCCACTTTTTTTTGAAAAAGGTGCTTATGAGATAAAAGAGAGTGTTGTTGTTTACACTCCAGCTGTCGTTCAGTTGCAAAGATTTATGAAGAGAAATGCTTACCCAGAAGAAGAATCTTTAAAACGCATAGCTTCTCAGATGCCAATAGATGAAAAAAAAGCTAGAGCAACTTGGGTTATAGACAACTCTAAAAACTTGAAACATCTTCAACAAGAGGTAGAAGACTTTGTTGAAAAGATTAAAGGTATTTACCTATGA
- a CDS encoding spermidine synthase codes for MKEFIYPEMMVHVPVCTSKNPQNVLIISDNASRLEAEMKKHDEINYKVISCCVDAIRDEVDSSVDVVICEKYDDSAILAHISRVLKDDGQLSISHPSLKEVDANKSLMGILGKYFKVVMPYNLYNGYSALIASKEYHPTADINLHRAEMLDDLNFYNCDVHIAAFAMGNYIRKEYLGIIKN; via the coding sequence ATGAAAGAATTTATTTACCCAGAAATGATGGTACATGTACCCGTTTGTACTAGTAAAAATCCACAAAATGTTTTGATTATTAGTGATAATGCGAGTAGATTAGAAGCAGAGATGAAAAAACATGATGAAATCAACTATAAAGTCATATCTTGTTGTGTAGATGCTATTCGTGATGAAGTAGATTCTAGTGTTGATGTAGTTATCTGTGAAAAATATGATGATAGTGCGATATTAGCACATATTAGTCGTGTTTTAAAAGATGATGGTCAGTTAAGTATTTCTCACCCATCTTTAAAAGAAGTAGATGCTAATAAATCTTTAATGGGAATCCTTGGAAAGTATTTTAAAGTTGTAATGCCATATAATCTTTATAATGGGTATAGCGCGCTTATAGCTTCAAAAGAGTACCATCCAACAGCAGATATAAATCTTCATCGTGCTGAAATGTTAGATGATTTGAATTTTTATAATTGTGATGTTCATATTGCTGCATTTGCAATGGGAAATTATATTCGTAAAGAGTATTTAGGAATTATCAAAAACTAA
- a CDS encoding DUF2892 domain-containing protein: MDFNKIRKFCRVFRIFLGSALIVTGVITGNAWFFLGAIPLLAGILNFCPLCIISKKCDLPNQGSN; this comes from the coding sequence ATGGATTTTAACAAAATTAGAAAGTTTTGTAGAGTTTTTCGTATTTTTTTAGGCTCGGCGTTGATTGTTACAGGTGTGATTACAGGGAATGCTTGGTTCTTTCTTGGCGCTATTCCTCTTCTTGCAGGCATACTTAATTTTTGTCCTCTTTGCATTATCTCTAAAAAATGCGATTTACCAAATCAAGGAAGTAATTAA
- the prfA gene encoding peptide chain release factor 1, with the protein MLADKLTPFINRYDELSRLLSSPDITSDIKKMTELSKEQSNLLPIVEKAKEYKSVIEQIAESKEMLSDPEMIDMAKEELKELEPQLPRIEEDIKVLLLPKDPNDDRNIIVELRAGAGGDEAAIFVGDLFDAYTRYADLRGWNIEILSTSPSDSGGFKEVTALIKGEQVYSRLKYEGGTHRVQRVPATESQGRVHTSAITVAVMPEVDDVEVIIEDKDLKIDVMRSSGCGGQSVNTTDSAVRITHLPSGLVVTNQDQKSQHKNREKAMKVLKARLYDLEMQAQQSENAAERAAQVGTGDRSGRIRTYNYPQNRMSDHRINLTLYRLNEIMNGGLLDEVVEPLITDNQAKIVEAAGL; encoded by the coding sequence ATGCTTGCCGATAAACTTACCCCGTTTATCAACCGCTATGATGAACTTAGCAGACTGCTAAGTTCACCTGACATAACTTCTGACATCAAAAAAATGACAGAACTCTCAAAAGAACAATCAAATCTTTTACCCATCGTTGAAAAAGCCAAAGAGTATAAATCTGTAATTGAGCAAATTGCTGAATCTAAAGAGATGCTAAGTGACCCAGAGATGATAGATATGGCAAAAGAAGAGCTAAAAGAGCTAGAACCTCAACTTCCTAGAATAGAAGAAGATATTAAAGTTCTACTTCTGCCAAAAGACCCAAATGATGATAGAAATATCATTGTTGAGCTTCGTGCTGGTGCTGGTGGTGATGAAGCTGCTATTTTTGTTGGAGATTTGTTTGATGCTTATACTCGTTATGCTGACCTTAGAGGTTGGAATATTGAGATTTTATCAACATCTCCATCTGATTCTGGTGGATTTAAAGAGGTTACAGCACTTATTAAAGGTGAACAGGTTTATAGTAGGTTGAAATATGAAGGTGGAACTCACCGTGTTCAAAGAGTTCCAGCAACAGAGTCTCAAGGTCGTGTTCACACATCCGCAATTACAGTAGCAGTTATGCCTGAAGTTGATGATGTAGAGGTAATTATTGAAGATAAAGACCTCAAAATTGATGTGATGCGTTCATCTGGTTGTGGTGGTCAGTCGGTAAACACTACGGACTCTGCTGTTAGGATTACTCACTTGCCTTCAGGCTTAGTAGTAACCAACCAAGACCAAAAATCTCAACACAAAAACCGCGAAAAAGCTATGAAAGTTCTTAAAGCTAGACTTTATGACCTAGAGATGCAAGCACAACAATCTGAAAATGCAGCCGAGAGAGCAGCACAAGTTGGAACGGGAGATAGAAGTGGGCGTATTCGTACTTACAACTATCCTCAAAACCGCATGAGTGACCATAGAATAAATTTAACTCTTTATAGATTAAATGAGATTATGAATGGTGGACTTTTAGATGAAGTTGTAGAACCTCTTATAACTGATAATCAAGCAAAAATTGTTGAGGCGGCTGGACTTTAA
- a CDS encoding ferritin: MISKKMTKALSLQLNREFYSAYLYLSMSAYCNHIDFNGAANWFKMQYEEEHMHATKIYNYLTEQGVHVNLEQIDKPPRKFGTILEIFQQSLDHEKFMTKNLNNLSDKALKVKDHATYNLLQWFVNEQVEEEASVEEIISKIKLVKNSGYGLLMVDNELAQRAAPEAKL, from the coding sequence ATGATATCAAAAAAAATGACAAAAGCCCTTTCACTACAACTTAATCGTGAATTTTACTCAGCTTATTTATACTTATCTATGTCAGCATACTGTAACCATATTGACTTTAACGGTGCAGCAAACTGGTTTAAAATGCAGTATGAAGAAGAGCACATGCACGCAACAAAAATTTATAACTATTTAACAGAACAAGGGGTCCATGTTAATCTAGAACAGATTGATAAACCACCAAGAAAATTTGGAACAATTTTAGAAATTTTTCAACAAAGCCTTGATCATGAAAAGTTTATGACCAAAAACTTAAATAACCTAAGCGACAAAGCACTTAAAGTAAAAGACCATGCAACATATAATCTATTGCAGTGGTTTGTCAATGAACAGGTTGAAGAAGAAGCATCAGTAGAAGAGATAATCTCTAAAATTAAGTTAGTGAAAAATAGTGGTTATGGACTGCTTATGGTTGATAATGAACTTGCACAAAGAGCAGCACCAGAAGCCAAATTATAA
- the rpsT gene encoding 30S ribosomal protein S20, whose protein sequence is MANHKSSIKRIRQTIKKTERNRFYRTRLKNIVKDVTTAIEAGNKEEAATAFQVANKQIHKFVSKGILKKETAARKVSRLHKAVNAI, encoded by the coding sequence ATGGCAAATCACAAGTCATCAATAAAGAGAATTCGTCAAACGATTAAAAAAACAGAAAGAAATCGTTTCTACAGAACTCGTCTTAAAAATATTGTTAAAGATGTTACAACTGCAATCGAAGCAGGAAACAAAGAAGAAGCTGCAACAGCATTTCAAGTTGCAAACAAACAAATTCATAAATTTGTAAGCAAAGGTATCTTAAAAAAAGAAACTGCTGCTAGAAAAGTTAGTCGTCTTCACAAAGCCGTTAACGCTATATAA
- a CDS encoding IS3 family transposase, translating into MSAKRKSYSANFKAKVVLEVLEGEKTVNEIASGYEVLPLSLRNWKKQFLENMSLAFDKSTVVKEYKDEIDTLKYEKDAIAKKLGETIVEKDFLVEKLKSLASSKERKTLLDAKHKLSQNKQCQLLQVSKSSLYYTPTKPFSRGKDLKILDAINNIYSDFPSYGSRRIHAQLLRDGYSIGKKFVKKAMKYMGIEALYPKPKTTTANKEHYKYPYLLKDFRDYAGRVVIEKTNQVWSTDITYIKLEKGFVYLAAIIDWHSKKILSWKLSNTMDISLVKSVLNEALAFYPKPEIFNTDQGSQYTSKVHVDILKKHNIKISMDGKGRATDNICIERFWRSIKYEEIYLNEYKNIKSLNRAIKIYMNSYNKKRLHSAIGYKTPNEVYYKAVNNLDPKGAKLLPLVS; encoded by the coding sequence ATGAGTGCAAAAAGAAAAAGTTATAGTGCAAATTTTAAAGCAAAAGTAGTACTGGAAGTTTTAGAGGGTGAAAAAACTGTTAATGAAATAGCTAGTGGATATGAAGTCCTACCTCTAAGTTTAAGAAATTGGAAAAAACAGTTTCTTGAGAATATGTCATTAGCATTTGATAAAAGTACTGTTGTAAAAGAATACAAAGATGAAATTGATACTCTTAAATATGAAAAAGATGCAATTGCAAAAAAACTTGGAGAGACAATTGTTGAGAAGGATTTTCTTGTGGAAAAGCTAAAAAGCTTGGCCTCATCTAAAGAGAGAAAAACTCTACTTGATGCTAAGCATAAATTATCACAGAATAAGCAGTGTCAATTGCTACAGGTAAGTAAGTCGAGTTTGTACTATACTCCAACTAAACCGTTTAGTAGAGGTAAAGACTTGAAAATATTAGATGCTATAAATAATATATATTCAGACTTTCCATCATATGGAAGTAGAAGAATTCATGCTCAACTTTTAAGAGATGGGTATAGCATAGGGAAAAAGTTCGTTAAGAAAGCTATGAAGTATATGGGTATAGAAGCCTTGTATCCTAAGCCTAAGACCACTACAGCAAACAAAGAACATTATAAGTATCCATATCTCCTAAAAGATTTTAGAGATTATGCTGGACGTGTTGTAATTGAAAAAACTAATCAAGTCTGGAGTACAGATATTACTTATATCAAACTGGAAAAAGGCTTTGTATATTTAGCCGCAATAATAGATTGGCATAGTAAAAAAATACTCTCATGGAAACTTTCTAACACAATGGATATTTCCTTAGTTAAAAGTGTGTTAAATGAAGCACTCGCATTTTATCCTAAACCAGAGATATTTAACACAGACCAGGGAAGTCAATATACTTCAAAAGTTCATGTTGATATTCTCAAAAAACACAACATTAAAATTTCAATGGATGGAAAAGGTAGAGCTACTGATAATATTTGCATCGAAAGATTCTGGCGAAGTATTAAGTATGAAGAAATTTATCTGAATGAATATAAGAATATAAAATCTCTCAATCGAGCAATAAAAATATATATGAACTCTTACAACAAAAAAAGATTACATTCGGCGATTGGATATAAAACTCCAAATGAAGTTTATTATAAAGCTGTCAATAATTTAGATCCTAAAGGAGCAAAACTGTTACCACTGGTATCGTAA